In a single window of the Xiphophorus couchianus chromosome 10, X_couchianus-1.0, whole genome shotgun sequence genome:
- the LOC114152352 gene encoding neurogenic differentiation factor 2-like, with product MLSRLFSEVLPDVQRLAADWVQDSDSDGCKVKEEREGCHLGEDDLDEPREGSSRAESEMAEDDDDEDDDGEEEECGDENGGDKPKKRGPKKRKMTAARVERSKLRRVKANARERTRMHDLNSALDNLRKVVPCYSKTQKLSKIETLRLAKNYILALGEILRNGKRPDVVAYVQMLCKGLSQPTTNLVAGCLQLNTRNFLTEQCADGARFHMPSSPFSVHPYPYRCSRLSSPHYQPGAGALNVRGPSYSGSGYEAVYMPGGTSPDYNSPEYEGQHSPPVCLNGGLSGKQQESSDTDRSYHYSMHYSGLTTSRPNHGLHFGPSGARSGGAHSENIPPFHDVHLHHDRAPPYEDLNAFFHN from the coding sequence ATGTTGAGCCGTCTGTTCAGCGAGGTGCTGCCGGACGTCCAGCGGTTGGCGGCGGACTGGGTGCAGGACAGCGACAGCGACGGATGCAAGGTGAAGGAGGAACGCGAGGGGTGCCACCTCGGAGAGGACGATTTGGACGAGCCGCGGGAGGGCAGCAGCCGGGCAGAGTCCGAGATGGCCGAGGACGACGACGATGAGGACGACGATGGCGAGGAAGAAGAGTGCGGGGACGAAAACGGCGGGGATAAACCCAAGAAGCGCGGCCCGAAGAAGCGCAAGATGACGGCGGCGCGCGTGGAGCGCTCCAAGCTGCGGCGCGTGAAGGCCAACGCGCGGGAGCGCACGCGCATGCACGATTTGAACTCGGCGCTGGACAACTTGCGCAAAGTGGTTCCGTGCTACTCCAAAACCCAGAAACTCTCCAAAATAGAGACTTTGAGGTTGGCCAAGAATTATATTCTAGCCCTCGGGGAGATTTTACGCAACGGGAAACGTCCAGATGTGGTGGCCTACGTGCAGATGTTGTGCAAGGGCCTGTCCCAGCCTACTACCAACCTGGTGGCGGGCTGCCTGCAGCTCAACACCAGGAACTTCCTGACCGAGCAGTGCGCGGACGGAGCCCGCTTCCACATGCCCAGTTCTCCGTTCTCAGTCCACCCCTACCCCTACCGCTGCTCCCGCCTCTCTAGCCCTCACTACCAGCCCGGAGCCGGAGCTCTCAATGTGCGGGGCCCTTCCTACAGCGGCTCCGGGTATGAGGCCGTGTACATGCCGGGCGGGACGTCCCCAGACTACAACAGCCCGGAGTATGAGGGCCAGCACAGCCCGCCGGTGTGCCTGAACGGCGGCCTGTCCGGGAAGCAGCAGGAGTCCTCAGACACAGACAGGAGCTATCATTACTCTATGCATTACTCCGGACTGACCACATCCCGGCCTAATCACGGCCTACATTTTGGACCATCGGGAGCGCGCAGCGGAGGCGCGCATTCAGAAAACATCCCACCTTTCCACGACGTCCACCTGCACCACGACAGGGCGCCGCCATATGAAGACCTGAACGCTTTTTTCCACAACTGA